TTCTTTCGACGCTTGCCGCGGCTACGGCCGCCGTTTTCATTCTCAGTTTCGTTCAAAACATCCCGCCCGGCGTCCGCGATTCGAAAGTGCTGTTTATTAAACCGGGCTCCCCTTTGAAGGAAATCGCCCGGCAGCTTTCAGCGGCTGAAATTTGCCCGGCGTGGAAATTAAAACTCCTCGCTCGCCTCACAAGAAAACAGAGCGCATTAAAACCGGGCGAGTATCGGTTTGACGTCCCCTCTCCCCCTCTCACACTCCTCAATACCCTGGTGGAGGGAAAGGTCCTCCTTCACAAAGTGACTTTCCCGGAAGGCTCTACAATGGAGGAAGTGGCGCACATCCTGGGCTCGGCCGAACTGGTTCCGCTCGAAGATTTTCGGTCCCTTCTCCGACGAAAGGATCTTCTCGATGCGCTGCAGGTTCCCGGAGAATCCTTTGAAGGATTTCTCTTTCCGGATACGTATCAATTTTCGAAAATCGACGGCGCCCGGAGTATATTGGAAGTGCTCGTTGCACGCTTTCGAAAGGCCCTGACGCCAGACGATGAGCGCCAGGCCGCCACCCTCGATCTAAATCTTCTCCAGTGGGTCACGCTCGCCTCGATCATCGAAAAGGAATCCAGCGTTCCGGCGGAGCACGCGATCATCTCTTCCGT
This genomic interval from Bdellovibrionota bacterium contains the following:
- the mltG gene encoding endolytic transglycosylase MltG; amino-acid sequence: MSHVRAIFTWLYWGILSTLAAATAAVFILSFVQNIPPGVRDSKVLFIKPGSPLKEIARQLSAAEICPAWKLKLLARLTRKQSALKPGEYRFDVPSPPLTLLNTLVEGKVLLHKVTFPEGSTMEEVAHILGSAELVPLEDFRSLLRRKDLLDALQVPGESFEGFLFPDTYQFSKIDGARSILEVLVARFRKALTPDDERQAATLDLNLLQWVTLASIIEKESSVPAEHAIISSVFHNRLKKRMRLQSDPTVIYGIPNFNGNITKKDLQTPTPYNTYTKAGLPPGPVANPGADSLHAAVHPARTDFLYFVARNDGTHAFAKTYEEHVRNVGKYQLARRKE